AAAATGATCATCGCCAACCGTACCCGCGAACGTGCGCAGGTATTGGCAGATGAAGTAGGCGCTGATGTTATCTCGCTCAGCGAGATCGACGAACGTTTGCCGGATGCGGATATTATTATCAGTTCGACGGCCAGTCCGTTGCCGATAATCGGTAAAGGGATGGTCGAACGGGCGTTGAAAAATCGCCGCAACCAACCGATATTGCTGGTCGATATCGCCGTTCCGCGCGATGTTGAACCGGAAGTTGGGAAGCTGGCGAACGCTTATCTTTACAGTGTTGATGACCTGCAAAGCATTATTTCCCACAACCTGGCGCAGCGTAAAGCGGCGGCCGTGGAAGCGGAAACCATTGTTGAACAGGAAACCAGCGAATTTATGGCCTGGCTGCGCGCTCAAAGCGCCAGTGAGACTATTCGCGAATATCGCAGCCAGTCAGAACATGTTCGTGATGAATTAACCGCAAAAGCGTTAGCCTCCCTTGAACAGGGCGGAGACCCGCAGGCTATTATTCAGGATCTGGCGTGGAAACTGACCAACCGCCTGATTCATGCGCCAACCAAATCTCTTCAGCAGGCCGCCCGTGACGGGGATGACGAACGCCTGAATATTCTGCGCGACAGCCTCGGGCTGGAGTAGCAGCACACCAATCTATTTTTTACAGGGTGCATTTACGCCTATGAAGCCTTCTATCGTTGCCAAACTGGAAGCCCTGCATGAACGCCATGAAGAAGTTCAGGCATTGTTGGGTGATGCGGGAACCATCGCAGATCAGGAACGCTTTCGCGCATTGTCGCGTGAGTATGCGCAATTAAGCGATGTTTCTCGCTGTTTTACGGACTGGCAACAGATTCAGGACGATATTGAAACAGCACAGATGATGCTCGACGATCCTGAAATGCGTGAAATGGCGCAGGATGAACTGCGCGAAGCAAAAGATAAATGTGAACAACTGGAGCAACAGCTGCAGGTTCTGCTGTTGCCACAAGATCCGGACGACGAACGTAACGCATTCCTCGAAGTGCGTGCCGGGACCGGTGGTGATGAGGCGGCGTTGTTTGCCGGCGATCTGTTCCGTATGTACAGCCGCTATGCCGAAGCTCGCCGTTGGCGGGTGGAGATCATGAGCGCTAACGAAGGCGAGCATGGCGGTTATAAAGAGATCATTGCCAAAGTGAGCGGCGACGGCGTTTACGGCAGACTGAAATTCG
This Citrobacter enshiensis DNA region includes the following protein-coding sequences:
- the hemA gene encoding glutamyl-tRNA reductase codes for the protein MTLLALGINHKTAPVSLRERVTFSPDTLDQALESLQALPMVRGGVVLSTCNRTELYLSVEEQENLQEALIRWLCNYHNLNEEDLRNSLYWHQDNDAVSHLMRVASGLDSLVLGEPQILGQVKKAFADSSRGHLNASDLERMFQKSFSVAKRVRTETEIGASAVSVAFAACTLARQIFESLSTVTVLLVGAGETIELVARHLREHKVKKMIIANRTRERAQVLADEVGADVISLSEIDERLPDADIIISSTASPLPIIGKGMVERALKNRRNQPILLVDIAVPRDVEPEVGKLANAYLYSVDDLQSIISHNLAQRKAAAVEAETIVEQETSEFMAWLRAQSASETIREYRSQSEHVRDELTAKALASLEQGGDPQAIIQDLAWKLTNRLIHAPTKSLQQAARDGDDERLNILRDSLGLE